The following are from one region of the Polaribacter marinaquae genome:
- a CDS encoding GLPGLI family protein translates to MNKVIRLLFFCTLGVYSQNKGIITYSVSKVKIDTQKYFEGKKDNPELKKMVNSFINTKDELIYLLYFNADESIFFKSKKLNLPNRKEKLLDILAGNGVYYVNLNDKKVLHQKEFGGELFLVQSNFFKWTLTQDVKIIKNYKCYKAIGVKTVENSKGIFKKKVVAWYAPSININFGPKEYTGLAGAILELNDSDLMYSVRKIDLNTKKEIKIKKPKKGKKLTDVEFELMTKKLFYERNWKQRN, encoded by the coding sequence ATGAATAAAGTTATACGGTTGTTATTCTTTTGTACATTAGGTGTTTATTCTCAAAATAAAGGAATTATAACCTACAGTGTATCTAAAGTAAAAATTGATACTCAAAAATATTTTGAAGGAAAAAAGGATAATCCTGAACTAAAAAAAATGGTAAATTCCTTTATTAATACTAAGGATGAATTAATATACTTATTATATTTCAATGCAGATGAATCTATATTTTTTAAAAGTAAAAAATTAAACTTACCTAACAGAAAAGAAAAACTTCTAGATATATTGGCAGGTAATGGGGTGTATTATGTAAACCTAAATGATAAAAAAGTCTTACATCAAAAAGAATTTGGAGGAGAATTATTTTTAGTGCAATCTAATTTTTTTAAATGGACTTTAACACAAGACGTTAAAATAATAAAAAATTATAAATGCTATAAAGCTATAGGGGTAAAAACAGTTGAAAACAGTAAAGGTATTTTTAAAAAGAAAGTTGTAGCCTGGTATGCACCTTCTATTAATATTAATTTTGGACCAAAAGAATATACTGGATTGGCGGGTGCTATTTTAGAGTTAAACGATAGTGACCTTATGTATTCAGTTAGAAAAATTGATCTAAATACTAAAAAAGAAATTAAAATTAAAAAACCAAAAAAAGGAAAAAAATTAACAGATGTTGAGTTTGAATTGATGACTAAAAAACTCTTTTATGAAAGAAATTGGAAACAAAGAAATTAA
- a CDS encoding fumarate reductase/succinate dehydrogenase flavoprotein subunit: MALDSKVPQGPLKDKWTDYKNKINLVNPANKRHIDVIVVGTGLAGGSASATLAELGYNVKSFAYQDSPRRAHSIAAQGGINAAKNYQGDGDSTYRLFYDTVKGGDYRSREANVYRLAEVSANIIDQCVAQGVPFARDYGGLLDNRSFGGVLVSRTFYAKGQTGQQLLLGAYSAMNRQIARGKIEMFNRHEMLDVVIVDGKARGIIARNLVTGEIERHSAHAVVIASGGYGNVYFLSTNAMGSNVTAGWKVHKKGAYFANPCYTQIHPTCIPRSGDYQSKLTLMSESLRNDGRIWVPKNMEDVLAIREGRKKPTDLSEDERDYYLERRYPAFGNLVPRDVASRAAKERCDAGYGVNATGEAVYLDFASAITRYGKEQAKIQNINNPSDAKIYELGQKIVEAKYGNLFQMYEKIVDENPYETPMMIYPAVHYTMGGVWVDYNLMTTIPGCYAIGEANFSDHGANRLGASALMQGLADGYFVLPYTIGDYLADDIRTGKISTDTPEFEAAEKEVADRIKFFINNKGTHSVDYYHKKLGKIMWEKCGMSRNKAGLEEAIVEISELRKDFWKNVIVPGTDTEYNEQLAKAGRVADFLELGELFAKDALVREESAGGHFREEHQTEEGEAKRLKEFQFVSAWEYKGEPKDAVLHKEELVYENIEVKERSYK, encoded by the coding sequence ATGGCTTTAGATTCAAAAGTACCTCAAGGTCCATTAAAAGATAAATGGACAGATTATAAAAACAAAATTAACTTAGTAAACCCAGCAAACAAAAGACACATCGATGTTATTGTTGTTGGTACAGGTTTAGCAGGTGGTTCTGCCTCTGCAACTTTAGCAGAATTAGGCTACAATGTAAAATCTTTTGCATATCAAGATTCTCCAAGAAGAGCGCACTCTATTGCGGCTCAAGGAGGTATTAATGCAGCAAAAAACTATCAAGGAGATGGTGATTCTACTTACAGATTATTTTACGATACTGTAAAAGGAGGAGATTACCGTTCTAGAGAAGCTAACGTTTACAGACTTGCAGAGGTTTCTGCAAATATTATAGATCAATGTGTAGCACAAGGAGTTCCTTTTGCACGTGATTATGGTGGTCTTTTAGACAACCGTTCTTTTGGTGGAGTTTTAGTTTCTAGAACTTTTTATGCAAAAGGACAAACAGGACAACAATTATTATTAGGTGCATATTCTGCAATGAACCGTCAAATTGCTCGTGGTAAGATTGAAATGTTCAATCGTCATGAAATGTTAGATGTTGTTATTGTAGATGGTAAAGCAAGAGGAATTATTGCACGTAACTTGGTTACAGGAGAAATAGAACGTCATTCTGCACACGCAGTAGTTATTGCTTCTGGTGGTTATGGTAATGTATATTTCTTATCTACTAATGCAATGGGTTCTAATGTTACTGCCGGATGGAAAGTACATAAAAAAGGAGCATATTTTGCAAACCCATGTTATACACAAATTCACCCAACATGTATTCCTAGATCAGGAGATTATCAGTCTAAATTAACATTGATGTCTGAATCTTTAAGAAATGATGGACGAATTTGGGTTCCTAAAAACATGGAAGATGTTTTAGCAATTAGAGAAGGTCGTAAAAAACCAACCGATTTGTCTGAAGACGAAAGAGATTATTATTTAGAAAGACGTTACCCTGCATTTGGTAACTTAGTACCACGTGATGTTGCTTCTAGAGCAGCAAAAGAGCGTTGTGATGCTGGTTACGGTGTAAATGCAACAGGTGAAGCTGTATATTTAGATTTTGCATCTGCAATAACGCGTTATGGTAAAGAACAAGCAAAAATTCAAAATATAAACAATCCTTCTGATGCTAAGATTTACGAATTAGGACAAAAGATTGTTGAGGCTAAATATGGTAACTTATTTCAGATGTACGAGAAAATCGTTGATGAAAATCCATATGAAACACCAATGATGATATATCCAGCGGTACACTACACAATGGGTGGTGTTTGGGTAGATTATAATTTAATGACTACGATACCTGGTTGTTACGCAATTGGAGAAGCAAACTTCTCTGATCATGGTGCAAACAGATTAGGTGCTTCTGCACTAATGCAAGGTTTAGCAGATGGTTACTTTGTGTTACCTTATACTATTGGAGATTATTTAGCTGATGATATTAGAACAGGAAAAATATCTACAGATACACCAGAGTTTGAAGCAGCAGAAAAAGAAGTTGCAGATAGAATAAAATTCTTTATCAACAATAAAGGAACACATTCTGTAGATTATTACCACAAAAAATTAGGTAAAATTATGTGGGAAAAATGTGGAATGTCTAGAAATAAAGCTGGTTTAGAAGAAGCTATTGTAGAAATATCTGAATTAAGAAAAGATTTCTGGAAAAACGTAATTGTACCAGGAACAGATACAGAATACAACGAACAATTAGCAAAAGCAGGTAGAGTTGCAGATTTCTTAGAATTAGGAGAATTATTTGCAAAAGATGCTTTAGTAAGAGAAGAATCTGCTGGTGGTCACTTTAGAGAAGAGCATCAAACAGAAGAAGGAGAAGCAAAGAGATTAAAAGAATTTCAATTTGTTTCTGCTTGGGAATATAAAGGAGAACCAAAAGACGCAGTATTGCATAAAGAAGAATTGGTTTACGAGAACATAGAAGTTAAAGAAAGAAGTTATAAATAA
- a CDS encoding helix-turn-helix domain-containing protein, giving the protein MIEKDIINATHSKILQKIVTLRSNAGVSQVELADAIGISESGYFKVEKGKTKLDLERLLIILLKLKISPKDFFKDIELNF; this is encoded by the coding sequence ATGATTGAAAAAGATATAATTAATGCTACACACAGTAAAATTCTGCAGAAAATAGTGACTTTAAGAAGTAATGCTGGCGTTTCTCAAGTAGAGTTAGCAGATGCTATCGGAATTTCTGAAAGTGGCTATTTTAAAGTAGAAAAAGGAAAAACAAAGCTAGATTTAGAACGGTTGCTAATTATCTTGCTAAAACTTAAAATTTCTCCAAAAGATTTTTTTAAAGATATAGAATTAAATTTCTAA
- a CDS encoding GLPGLI family protein — MKKKTILTLIIFINTIVFSQNISGKVTYVVSMESLTKEKIDSISKSFKKKNIKMGKWMRNIFENTPNVSAYLEFSNDESLYYVENEMQNDGKPVFNVNRTFAGGEDRYYKNIKTKEFYHESDVFDELSLIEIPIKKWKLTQESKIIGGYLCYKAIDLSYKSNSTFAWFTPEIPVSFGPKKFVDLPGLVLEVQLKRRKIIASKIILNPKEEININKPTKGKRVTAEEAKKRYSNFWNSLQKQ, encoded by the coding sequence ATGAAAAAGAAAACCATTTTAACACTTATCATTTTTATAAACACCATTGTTTTTTCGCAAAACATAAGTGGTAAAGTTACTTATGTTGTTTCTATGGAATCTTTAACGAAAGAAAAAATAGATTCAATTTCTAAATCTTTTAAAAAGAAAAACATAAAAATGGGTAAATGGATGCGTAATATATTTGAAAATACGCCCAATGTAAGTGCATACTTAGAATTTTCTAATGATGAATCTTTGTATTATGTGGAAAATGAAATGCAAAATGATGGAAAACCTGTTTTTAATGTGAATAGAACTTTTGCAGGAGGAGAAGATAGATATTATAAGAATATTAAAACAAAAGAATTTTATCATGAAAGTGATGTTTTTGATGAACTTTCATTAATAGAAATCCCTATTAAAAAATGGAAATTAACACAGGAATCTAAAATTATAGGAGGTTATTTGTGTTACAAAGCAATAGATTTAAGTTATAAAAGCAATAGTACCTTTGCTTGGTTTACACCAGAAATACCAGTAAGTTTTGGACCTAAAAAGTTTGTAGATTTACCTGGTTTGGTGCTTGAGGTACAGTTAAAAAGAAGAAAAATTATTGCAAGTAAAATAATACTTAATCCTAAAGAGGAAATAAATATTAACAAACCTACAAAAGGCAAAAGAGTAACCGCAGAAGAAGCTAAAAAAAGGTATTCTAATTTTTGGAACAGTTTACAAAAACAATAA
- a CDS encoding helix-turn-helix domain-containing protein — MNENSSLQSVDHQINNILNMIIYRRKKLGLTQTDLANKLEITLSGYYKIEKGKTDLNFRRMLEIAEILDVDLNYFFK, encoded by the coding sequence ATGAATGAAAACAGCTCACTGCAAAGTGTAGATCATCAGATTAATAATATTTTAAATATGATAATCTACAGAAGAAAAAAATTAGGTCTTACCCAAACCGATTTAGCAAATAAACTTGAAATAACTTTAAGTGGTTATTACAAAATAGAAAAAGGAAAAACAGATTTAAATTTTAGACGAATGCTAGAAATAGCAGAAATTTTAGATGTAGATCTTAACTACTTTTTTAAGTAA
- a CDS encoding succinate dehydrogenase/fumarate reductase iron-sulfur subunit: MNLTLKIWRQKDSSTKGQMVDYKVTEISEHMSFLEMMDVLNEQLVNAGEEPVAFDHDCREGICGMCSMYINGEAHGPDRGVTTCQLHMRMFKDGDTITIEPFRAAAFPVVKDLVVDRSSFDRIQHAGGYISVNTSGNTQDANSIPISKHAADEAMDAATCIGCGACVATCKNSSAMLFVGAKVSQYALLPQGQVEAADRVQNMVAQMDLEGFGNCTNTGACEVECPKGISLDNIARMNRELMKANI; encoded by the coding sequence ATGAATTTAACACTTAAGATTTGGAGACAGAAAGACTCATCTACAAAGGGTCAAATGGTAGATTATAAGGTTACTGAAATATCAGAACATATGTCTTTCTTAGAAATGATGGATGTTTTAAATGAACAATTAGTAAATGCTGGTGAAGAACCAGTTGCTTTTGATCATGATTGTAGAGAAGGTATCTGTGGTATGTGTTCTATGTATATTAACGGAGAAGCTCATGGGCCAGATAGAGGCGTTACCACGTGTCAATTACACATGCGTATGTTTAAAGACGGCGATACTATAACAATAGAGCCATTTAGAGCAGCTGCTTTTCCGGTGGTTAAAGATTTAGTTGTAGACAGATCTTCTTTTGATAGAATACAACATGCAGGTGGTTACATTTCTGTAAATACATCTGGTAATACACAAGATGCAAACTCTATTCCTATCTCTAAGCATGCAGCAGATGAGGCTATGGATGCTGCAACTTGTATTGGTTGTGGTGCTTGCGTTGCAACGTGTAAAAACTCTTCTGCAATGTTATTTGTAGGTGCTAAAGTATCTCAATATGCTTTATTACCACAAGGGCAAGTAGAAGCTGCAGATCGTGTGCAAAACATGGTTGCACAAATGGATTTAGAAGGTTTTGGAAACTGTACAAATACAGGTGCTTGTGAGGTTGAGTGTCCTAAAGGAATTTCTTTAGACAACATTGCAAGAATGAATAGAGAATTGATGAAAGCAAATATTTAA